In Spodoptera frugiperda isolate SF20-4 chromosome 1, AGI-APGP_CSIRO_Sfru_2.0, whole genome shotgun sequence, the following are encoded in one genomic region:
- the LOC118273279 gene encoding uncharacterized protein LOC118273279 isoform X37 has protein sequence MDPGVGECELAERDPGLCVCKEGPTLDILKDIQRLYEEKLEQLDRACGITKMQQQVDLLRSWVSDLVGQNTLLARAVEELETEATTKLMMERQKNSERGSKNIICSKVSELKLLNESLHKENMAKEREIRQLNKDAQAYEQTIMNLRKEMSSCKYHRPEVPKKDAEVMAGMCCTGTECPGAEPRTSTPNVSCAPLCGVASSTPNISFIERSCSVSALVSDSSIADLECHFQKHNASFSKDQSNNTVFCTPRGSLKTTRCNDSKNSSCQASPRECSFESPRDCPWQESTPGCPLQGSPRRCPNQEPSCPGQRPPPCQKEPSCPAQRPPPCQKEPSCPAQRPPPCQKEPSCPGQRPPPCQKSADSSRCCGEGGYQRGLLNFAQRECPAKRKNKQDCKCNKDKVDCKCHKEEIFCKKCHKEKVHCKCPKEEIFCKKCHKEKVHCKCPKEEIFCKKCHKEKVHCECPKEEIFCKKCHKEKVDCECPKEEFNCECVEEIYFNDEAKSCCSSPKSCYTDRSEERRCNQTPSEFFCQLRKGLNCNSCTKMRNLKDSGATCSLIDSSNATCDASFYHSKLLATLQILQNKEETIGVQADSLAVAEERIATLTDRANELKKELDRKTKENQTLRKIADCCKVVKHDVCVVTDRPMEDQRAIVTTLENNLSVIEELYRECFYETAKQENLIEMLRSSYLDVRLMEKQKADQIGHLQTVIDKQKWSIDRYQDIASEVDGLKTEISNFLNSTTSTSTNHDSGMWERSEDSLTSVPAVQDDLQDLTEQLLRLQDLLAVGDEGLTYPHYSDQLECSCGLKEENIKLKKEAEGLRIKMGDLQQKLCSLEGVLALKTEADLKYQAEMEMKHQELSKIREELARSQEDTCEAMSMQLRRTKALLDEKTELINQLKQENECQAEKIQSLQEELDKADSIIKENCKMRSEVSYLSAQVELWRAQLEDSQRHVCALDQELARTRAHTQQIDACYREKASAVAELQAHLEQAYARGAALCGESRRAVGAVRTWMRRMRDKHREQEALLKERDALLEILQRRLEEQQSESHVCPTCEKLAPCSKCQSSRDDRSFTSKPRSPPCCSASPSEMPSCSSTPPACRVSRNKEAAAKRCKAWMCDTSVQLPERRESGSDAPPRAACCGLRGARHVRLSRATLQLQPGPASPRRSPRQLQAASPSASCAPVKMPCVGPSSSCAPVELPCAGPSSSCAPLQLKCAGSSPSRASPSPGRRASQLQSPDCECQSPGVARRCPGRAVSPTEELLQRVEQLSDALADGSRRWGRGRGAAAV, from the exons atgGATCCCGGTGTGGGGGAGTGTGAGTTAGCCGAGAGGGACCCGGGGTTGTGCGTGTGCAAGGAGGGACCGACACTCGACATCCTCAAGGACATTCAGCGTCTGTATGAGGAGAAGTTGGAACAGTTAGACAGGGCCTGTGGCATTACTAAAATGCAG caacaAGTGGATCTACTTCGGTCCTGGGTGAGTGACCTGGTGGGCCAGAACACACTGCTGGCGCGGGCTGTGGAGGAGCTGGAGACGGAGGCCACCACCAAACTTATGATGGAACGCCAGAAGAACAGCGAG AGAGGTTCGAAGAACATAATATGCAGCAAAGTATCGGAACTGAAGCTGTTAAACGAGTCGCTGCACAAGGAGAACATGGCCAAGGAAAG AGAGATAAGACAGCTGAATAAAGATGCTCAAGCATACGAGCAGACCATCATGAACCTTAGGAAGGAGATGTCAAGCTGCAAGTATCACAGGCC AGAGGTGCCGAAGAAGGATGCCGAGGTGATGGCCGGCATGTGCTGCACGGGGACTGAG tGCCCTGGAGCTGAGCCGAGGACTTCGACTCCTAACGTGAGCTGCGCGCCGCTGTGCGGGGTCGCCTCGTCCACGCCAAACATATCCTTCATAGAAAGA TCCTGTTCAGTCTCGGCTCTGGTGTCTGATTCCTCGATAGCAGACCTAGAGTGCCATTTCCAGAAACACAACGCTTCGTTCTCGAAAGACCAGTCAAACAATACTGTCTTCTGCACTCCAAGGGGATCTCTAAAGACTACGCGTTGTAATGATTCCAAGAATTCTTCCTGTCAGGCTTCTCCTAGAGAGTGCTCGTTCGAGTCTCCCCGAGATTGTCCCTGGCAAGAATCAACCCCAGGTTGTCCCCTGCAAGGGTCTCCTCGACGTTGTCCCAACCAAGAGCCCAGCTGTCCGGGCCAGCGTCCTCCACCGTGTCAAAAAGAGCCCAGTTGTCCGGCCCAGCGTCCACCACCGTGTCAAAAAGAGCCCAGCTGTCCGGCCCAGCGTCCACCACCGTGTCAAAAAGAGCCCAGCTGTCCGGGCCAGCGTCCACCACCGTGTCAAAAGTCTGCAGATTCAAGTCGATGCTGTGGAGAAGGTGGCTACCAACGAGGACTATTGAATTTTGCCCAGCGCGAATGTCCCGCCAAgcgaaaaaataaacaagattgtaaatgtaataaagacAAGGTTGATTGTAAATGCCATAAAGAAGAGATCTTCTGTAAAAAATGTCATAAAGAGAAGGTGCACTGTAAATGTCCTAAAGAAGAGATCTTCTGTAAAAAATGTCATAAAGAGAAGGTGCACTGTAAATGTCCTAAAGAGGAGATCTTCTGTAAAAAATGTCATAAAGAGAAGGTGCACTGTGAATGTCCTAAAGAGGAGATCTTCTGTAAAAAATGTCACAAAGAGAAG GTCGACTGTGAATGTCCTAAAGAGGAGTTTAATTGCGAATGCGTTGAAGAGATATACTTTAACGATGAAGCCAAGAGTTGTTGTTCGAGTCCTAA GAGCTGCTACACCGACCGCTCGGAGGAACGGAGG tgCAACCAAACGCCGTCGGAGTTTTTCTG ccAACTACGGAAAGGCCTGAACTGTAATTCTTGCACCAAGATGAGAAACCTAAAG GACAGTGGCGCCACCTGCAGTCTAATTGACAGTTCAAACGCAACTTGCGACGCGTCCTTCTATCACAGTAAACTACTAGCTACTCTACAGATA TTGCAGAATAAAGAGGAAACTATAGGAGTGCAGGCGGACAGTTTAGCAGTGGCCGAGGAACGCATCGCTACGCTCACAGACCGCGCTAATGAACTGAAGAAGGAGCTTGACAGGAAGACCAAGGAG AATCAGACTCTGCGCAAGATTGCAGACTGCTGCAAGGTTGTGAAGCATGACGTGTGTGTCGTCACAGACAGGCCG ATGGAAGATCAGAGAGCAATAGTGACCACTTTGGAGAACAACTTGAGTGTCATAGAGGAACTTTACAGGGAATGCTTTTACGAG ACTGCGAAACAGGAGAACTTAATAGAAATGCTTCGTAGTTCGTACTTGGATGTGCGCCTCATGGAGAAACAGAAAGCAGATCAAATCGGGCATCTACAGACTGTGATAGATAAGCAGAAATGGTCGATAGATAGATACCAA GACATTGCATCAGAAGTGGATGGTTTGAAGACGGAGATATCGAACTTTTTGAACAGTACCACGTCGACCTCGACGAACCACGACTCG GGTATGTGGGAGCGTAGTGAGGACTCGTTGACGTCAGTACCAGCCGTGCAGGACGACCTGCAGGACCTCACGGAACAACTCCTGCGTCTGCAGGACTTGCTCGCTGTAGGTGACGAAGGATTAACTTACCCACATTACAGTGACCAG cttGAATGCTCTTGTGGTTTGAAGGAGGaaaatataaagctaaagaaaGAAGCTGAGGGACTGCGT ATAAAAATGGGCGATCTGCAACAAAAGCTATGTAGCTTGGAAGGCGTGCTCGCACTCAAGACCGAAGCAGACCTGAAGTACCAAGCAGAGATGGAGATGAAACATCAAGAA TTATCAAAAATACGGGAGGAATTGGCTCGTTCGCAAGAAGACACGTGCGAAGCTATGTCTATGCAGCTGAGACGCACTAAAG CGTTATTGGATGAGAAGACAGAATTGATAAACCAACTCAAACAAGAGAATGAGTGTCAAGCGGAGAAGATACAGAGCCTTCAGGAAGAACTGGATAAAGCGGACAGTATTATAAAAGAG AACTGCAAGATGCGCAGCGAGGTGTCGTACCTGAGCGCGCAGGTGGAGCTGTGGCGCGCGCAGCTCGAGGACTCGCAGCGACACGTGTGCGCGCTCGACCAGGAACTCGCCCGGACGCGCGCGCACACGCAGCAGATCGACGCCTGCTACAG AGAGAAGGCGAGTGCGGTGGCGGAGCTGCAGGCGCACCTGGAGCAGGCGTACGCGCGCGGCGCCGCGCTCTGCGGGGAGTCGCGCCGCGCCGTCGGGGCCGTGCGCACGTGGATGCGCAGGATGAGGGACAAACACAG AGAACAAGAAGCGTTACTCAAGGAGAGGGACGCTCTGCTGGAGATACTTCAGCGTCGCCTGGAGGAGCAACAGAGCGAGTCCCACGTGTGCCCCACCTGCGAGAAGCTGGCGCCGTGCTCCAAGTGCCAGTCCAGCAGAGACGACCGCAGCTTCACATCCAAGCCCAGGAGCCCGCCCTGCTGCAGCGCCAGTCCCAGCGAGATGCCGAGCTGTTCCTCCACTCCTCCGGCATGTCGAGTGTCGAGGAACAAAGAGGCCGCTGCTAAG CGCTGCAAGGCGTGGATGTGTGACACGTCCGTCCAACTGCCGGAGCGGCGCGAGTCGGGCAGCGACGCCCCCCCGCGGGCCGCGTGCTGCGGGCTGCGGGGCGCGCGCCACGTGCGGCTGAGCCGCGCTACGCTGCAGCTGCAGCCGGGCCCCGCCAGCCCGCGCCGCTCCCCGCGCCAGCTGCAGGCCGCCAGCCCCAGCGCGAGCTGTGCACCCGTGAAGATGCCATGCGTGGGGCCAAGTTCAAGCTGTGCGCCCGTAGAGTTGCCCTGCGCGGGCCCCAGTTCCAGTTGTGCGCCCCTGCAGCTGAAATGTGCGGGCTCTAGCCCCAGCCGCGCGTCCCCGAGCCCCGGGCGCCGGGCCTCACAGCTGCAGAGCCCCGACTGCGAGTGCCAGTCCCCGGGCGTGGCGCGGCGCTGCCCGGGGCGCGCGGTGTCGCCGACGGAGGAGCTGCTGCAGCGCGTGGAGCAGCTGTCGGACGCGCTGGCCGACGGCAGCCGCCGCtgggggcgggggcggggggcCGCCGCCGTCTGA
- the LOC118273279 gene encoding uncharacterized protein LOC118273279 isoform X27, producing MDPGVGECELAERDPGLCVCKEGPTLDILKDIQRLYEEKLEQLDRACGITKMQQQVDLLRSWVSDLVGQNTLLARAVEELETEATTKLMMERQKNSERGSKNIICSKVSELKLLNESLHKENMAKEREIRQLNKDAQAYEQTIMNLRKEMSSCKYHRPEVPKKDAEVMAGMCCTGTECPGAEPRTSTPNVSCAPLCGVASSTPNISFIERSCSVSALVSDSSIADLECHFQKHNASFSKDQSNNTVFCTPRGSLKTTRCNDSKNSSCQASPRECSFESPRDCPWQESTPGCPLQGSPRRCPNQEPSCPGQRPPPCQKEPSCPAQRPPPCQKEPSCPAQRPPPCQKEPSCPGQRPPPCQKSADSSRCCGEGGYQRGLLNFAQRECPAKRKNKQDCKCNKDKVDCKCHKEEIFCKKCHKEKVHCKCPKEEIFCKKCHKEKVHCKCPKEEIFCKKCHKEKVHCECPKEEIFCKKCHKEKVHCKCPKEEIFCKKCHKEKVHCKCPKEEIFCKKCHKEKVDCECPKEEFNCECVEEIYFNDEAKSCCSSPKSCYTDRSEERRCNQTPSEFFCQLRKGLNCNSCTKMRNLKDSGATCSLIDSSNATCDASFYHSKLLATLQILQNKEETIGVQADSLAVAEERIATLTDRANELKKELDRKTKENQTLRKIADCCKVVKHDVCVVTDRPMEDQRAIVTTLENNLSVIEELYRECFYETAKQENLIEMLRSSYLDVRLMEKQKADQIGHLQTVIDKQKWSIDRYQDIASEVDGLKTEISNFLNSTTSTSTNHDSGMWERSEDSLTSVPAVQDDLQDLTEQLLRLQDLLAVGDEGLTYPHYSDQLECSCGLKEENIKLKKEAEGLRIKMGDLQQKLCSLEGVLALKTEADLKYQAEMEMKHQELSKIREELARSQEDTCEAMSMQLRRTKALLDEKTELINQLKQENECQAEKIQSLQEELDKADSIIKENCKMRSEVSYLSAQVELWRAQLEDSQRHVCALDQELARTRAHTQQIDACYREKASAVAELQAHLEQAYARGAALCGESRRAVGAVRTWMRRMRDKHREQEALLKERDALLEILQRRLEEQQSESHVCPTCEKLAPCSKCQSSRDDRSFTSKPRSPPCCSASPSEMPSCSSTPPACRVSRNKEAAAKRCKAWMCDTSVQLPERRESGSDAPPRAACCGLRGARHVRLSRATLQLQPGPASPRRSPRQLQAASPSASCAPVKMPCVGPSSSCAPVELPCAGPSSSCAPLQLKCAGSSPSRASPSPGRRASQLQSPDCECQSPGVARRCPGRAVSPTEELLQRVEQLSDALADGSRRWGRGRGAAAV from the exons atgGATCCCGGTGTGGGGGAGTGTGAGTTAGCCGAGAGGGACCCGGGGTTGTGCGTGTGCAAGGAGGGACCGACACTCGACATCCTCAAGGACATTCAGCGTCTGTATGAGGAGAAGTTGGAACAGTTAGACAGGGCCTGTGGCATTACTAAAATGCAG caacaAGTGGATCTACTTCGGTCCTGGGTGAGTGACCTGGTGGGCCAGAACACACTGCTGGCGCGGGCTGTGGAGGAGCTGGAGACGGAGGCCACCACCAAACTTATGATGGAACGCCAGAAGAACAGCGAG AGAGGTTCGAAGAACATAATATGCAGCAAAGTATCGGAACTGAAGCTGTTAAACGAGTCGCTGCACAAGGAGAACATGGCCAAGGAAAG AGAGATAAGACAGCTGAATAAAGATGCTCAAGCATACGAGCAGACCATCATGAACCTTAGGAAGGAGATGTCAAGCTGCAAGTATCACAGGCC AGAGGTGCCGAAGAAGGATGCCGAGGTGATGGCCGGCATGTGCTGCACGGGGACTGAG tGCCCTGGAGCTGAGCCGAGGACTTCGACTCCTAACGTGAGCTGCGCGCCGCTGTGCGGGGTCGCCTCGTCCACGCCAAACATATCCTTCATAGAAAGA TCCTGTTCAGTCTCGGCTCTGGTGTCTGATTCCTCGATAGCAGACCTAGAGTGCCATTTCCAGAAACACAACGCTTCGTTCTCGAAAGACCAGTCAAACAATACTGTCTTCTGCACTCCAAGGGGATCTCTAAAGACTACGCGTTGTAATGATTCCAAGAATTCTTCCTGTCAGGCTTCTCCTAGAGAGTGCTCGTTCGAGTCTCCCCGAGATTGTCCCTGGCAAGAATCAACCCCAGGTTGTCCCCTGCAAGGGTCTCCTCGACGTTGTCCCAACCAAGAGCCCAGCTGTCCGGGCCAGCGTCCTCCACCGTGTCAAAAAGAGCCCAGTTGTCCGGCCCAGCGTCCACCACCGTGTCAAAAAGAGCCCAGCTGTCCGGCCCAGCGTCCACCACCGTGTCAAAAAGAGCCCAGCTGTCCGGGCCAGCGTCCACCACCGTGTCAAAAGTCTGCAGATTCAAGTCGATGCTGTGGAGAAGGTGGCTACCAACGAGGACTATTGAATTTTGCCCAGCGCGAATGTCCCGCCAAgcgaaaaaataaacaagattgtaaatgtaataaagacAAGGTTGATTGTAAATGCCATAAAGAAGAGATCTTCTGTAAAAAATGTCATAAAGAGAAGGTGCACTGTAAATGTCCTAAAGAAGAGATCTTCTGTAAAAAATGTCATAAAGAGAAG GTCCACTGTAAATGTCCAAAAGAGGAGATCTTCTGTAAAAAATGTCATAAAGAGAAGGTGCACTGTGAATGTCCTAAAGAGGAGATCTTCTGTAAAAAATGTCATAAAGAGAAGGTCCACTGTAAATGTCCTAAAGAAGAGATCTTCTGTAAAAAATGTCATAAAGAGAAGGTCCACTGTAAATGTCCTAAAGAAGAGATCTTCTGTAAAAAATGTCATAAAGAGAAG GTCGACTGTGAATGTCCTAAAGAGGAGTTTAATTGCGAATGCGTTGAAGAGATATACTTTAACGATGAAGCCAAGAGTTGTTGTTCGAGTCCTAA GAGCTGCTACACCGACCGCTCGGAGGAACGGAGG tgCAACCAAACGCCGTCGGAGTTTTTCTG ccAACTACGGAAAGGCCTGAACTGTAATTCTTGCACCAAGATGAGAAACCTAAAG GACAGTGGCGCCACCTGCAGTCTAATTGACAGTTCAAACGCAACTTGCGACGCGTCCTTCTATCACAGTAAACTACTAGCTACTCTACAGATA TTGCAGAATAAAGAGGAAACTATAGGAGTGCAGGCGGACAGTTTAGCAGTGGCCGAGGAACGCATCGCTACGCTCACAGACCGCGCTAATGAACTGAAGAAGGAGCTTGACAGGAAGACCAAGGAG AATCAGACTCTGCGCAAGATTGCAGACTGCTGCAAGGTTGTGAAGCATGACGTGTGTGTCGTCACAGACAGGCCG ATGGAAGATCAGAGAGCAATAGTGACCACTTTGGAGAACAACTTGAGTGTCATAGAGGAACTTTACAGGGAATGCTTTTACGAG ACTGCGAAACAGGAGAACTTAATAGAAATGCTTCGTAGTTCGTACTTGGATGTGCGCCTCATGGAGAAACAGAAAGCAGATCAAATCGGGCATCTACAGACTGTGATAGATAAGCAGAAATGGTCGATAGATAGATACCAA GACATTGCATCAGAAGTGGATGGTTTGAAGACGGAGATATCGAACTTTTTGAACAGTACCACGTCGACCTCGACGAACCACGACTCG GGTATGTGGGAGCGTAGTGAGGACTCGTTGACGTCAGTACCAGCCGTGCAGGACGACCTGCAGGACCTCACGGAACAACTCCTGCGTCTGCAGGACTTGCTCGCTGTAGGTGACGAAGGATTAACTTACCCACATTACAGTGACCAG cttGAATGCTCTTGTGGTTTGAAGGAGGaaaatataaagctaaagaaaGAAGCTGAGGGACTGCGT ATAAAAATGGGCGATCTGCAACAAAAGCTATGTAGCTTGGAAGGCGTGCTCGCACTCAAGACCGAAGCAGACCTGAAGTACCAAGCAGAGATGGAGATGAAACATCAAGAA TTATCAAAAATACGGGAGGAATTGGCTCGTTCGCAAGAAGACACGTGCGAAGCTATGTCTATGCAGCTGAGACGCACTAAAG CGTTATTGGATGAGAAGACAGAATTGATAAACCAACTCAAACAAGAGAATGAGTGTCAAGCGGAGAAGATACAGAGCCTTCAGGAAGAACTGGATAAAGCGGACAGTATTATAAAAGAG AACTGCAAGATGCGCAGCGAGGTGTCGTACCTGAGCGCGCAGGTGGAGCTGTGGCGCGCGCAGCTCGAGGACTCGCAGCGACACGTGTGCGCGCTCGACCAGGAACTCGCCCGGACGCGCGCGCACACGCAGCAGATCGACGCCTGCTACAG AGAGAAGGCGAGTGCGGTGGCGGAGCTGCAGGCGCACCTGGAGCAGGCGTACGCGCGCGGCGCCGCGCTCTGCGGGGAGTCGCGCCGCGCCGTCGGGGCCGTGCGCACGTGGATGCGCAGGATGAGGGACAAACACAG AGAACAAGAAGCGTTACTCAAGGAGAGGGACGCTCTGCTGGAGATACTTCAGCGTCGCCTGGAGGAGCAACAGAGCGAGTCCCACGTGTGCCCCACCTGCGAGAAGCTGGCGCCGTGCTCCAAGTGCCAGTCCAGCAGAGACGACCGCAGCTTCACATCCAAGCCCAGGAGCCCGCCCTGCTGCAGCGCCAGTCCCAGCGAGATGCCGAGCTGTTCCTCCACTCCTCCGGCATGTCGAGTGTCGAGGAACAAAGAGGCCGCTGCTAAG CGCTGCAAGGCGTGGATGTGTGACACGTCCGTCCAACTGCCGGAGCGGCGCGAGTCGGGCAGCGACGCCCCCCCGCGGGCCGCGTGCTGCGGGCTGCGGGGCGCGCGCCACGTGCGGCTGAGCCGCGCTACGCTGCAGCTGCAGCCGGGCCCCGCCAGCCCGCGCCGCTCCCCGCGCCAGCTGCAGGCCGCCAGCCCCAGCGCGAGCTGTGCACCCGTGAAGATGCCATGCGTGGGGCCAAGTTCAAGCTGTGCGCCCGTAGAGTTGCCCTGCGCGGGCCCCAGTTCCAGTTGTGCGCCCCTGCAGCTGAAATGTGCGGGCTCTAGCCCCAGCCGCGCGTCCCCGAGCCCCGGGCGCCGGGCCTCACAGCTGCAGAGCCCCGACTGCGAGTGCCAGTCCCCGGGCGTGGCGCGGCGCTGCCCGGGGCGCGCGGTGTCGCCGACGGAGGAGCTGCTGCAGCGCGTGGAGCAGCTGTCGGACGCGCTGGCCGACGGCAGCCGCCGCtgggggcgggggcggggggcCGCCGCCGTCTGA